Proteins found in one Streptococcus anginosus subsp. whileyi MAS624 genomic segment:
- the vicK gene encoding cell wall metabolism sensor histidine kinase VicK, whose translation MIDNIRQFIVSKDFVFVLLILGFILVITLLSLENRRDNVRIRQLNQKVKDLIAGNYSEILDVQGGPEITDITNSINDLSEVIRLTYENLEQETKRLSSILSYMTDGVLATNRRGQIIMINYMATKQLGVKESEARKMNILKLLDIEDEYDLRDLITKVPELTIDSQDENGEFLSLRVRFALIRRESGFISGLVAVLHDTTEQEKEERERRLFVSNVSHELRTPLTSVKSYLEALDEGALSEPVAPDFIEVSLDETNRMMRMVSDLLSLSRIDNATSHLDIELTNFTAFITFILNRFDKIRSQNDDKKYEIIRDYPINSIWVEIDTDKMTQVIDNIINNAIKYSPDGGKITVSMKTTETQMILSISDEGLGIPKKDLPKIFDRFYRVDKARSRAQGGSGLGLAIAKEIIKQHNGFIWAKSEYGKGSTFTIVLPYDKEAVKDDDWEEDELEG comes from the coding sequence ATGATTGATAATATTAGACAATTTATTGTATCAAAAGACTTTGTATTTGTTTTACTTATTTTAGGGTTCATCTTGGTGATTACCTTGCTTTCCTTGGAAAACAGGCGTGACAACGTTCGTATTCGCCAATTGAATCAAAAAGTAAAAGATTTAATTGCAGGCAATTACTCAGAAATTTTAGATGTACAAGGTGGTCCAGAAATTACGGATATTACCAATAGTATCAATGATTTATCTGAGGTAATCCGTCTAACGTATGAAAATTTAGAGCAAGAAACTAAGCGCCTGTCGAGTATTTTATCCTATATGACGGACGGTGTTCTTGCGACCAATCGTCGTGGGCAGATTATCATGATTAATTATATGGCGACCAAGCAGTTGGGGGTCAAAGAGTCTGAAGCACGAAAGATGAATATCTTAAAACTGTTGGATATCGAAGACGAATATGACTTACGAGACTTGATTACGAAAGTTCCAGAGTTGACCATTGATTCGCAGGATGAAAATGGAGAGTTTTTAAGTTTACGTGTCCGATTTGCCTTGATTCGGCGAGAATCAGGCTTTATTTCAGGGCTGGTTGCAGTGCTACACGATACAACGGAGCAGGAAAAAGAAGAGCGTGAGCGGAGACTGTTTGTTTCGAATGTCAGTCACGAATTACGTACTCCCTTGACCAGTGTCAAGTCTTATCTGGAAGCACTAGATGAAGGTGCCTTATCAGAACCAGTCGCACCAGATTTCATCGAGGTTTCATTAGACGAGACCAATCGGATGATGCGCATGGTTTCGGACTTGCTGAGTTTGTCACGTATTGACAATGCAACCAGTCATTTGGATATTGAATTGACGAATTTTACAGCTTTTATCACCTTTATTTTGAACCGTTTTGATAAAATCAGAAGCCAGAATGATGATAAAAAGTACGAAATTATCCGAGATTATCCGATTAACTCTATTTGGGTCGAAATTGATACAGATAAGATGACACAGGTGATTGATAATATTATCAACAATGCCATTAAATATTCTCCTGACGGTGGTAAGATCACAGTGAGTATGAAAACAACCGAGACCCAAATGATTTTGTCTATATCAGATGAGGGCCTAGGGATTCCTAAAAAAGATTTGCCGAAAATTTTTGATAGATTTTATCGTGTAGACAAAGCAAGAAGTCGCGCCCAAGGTGGATCCGGACTGGGCTTAGCCATTGCCAAAGAGATTATCAAGCAACATAACGGATTTATCTGGGCAAAGAGCGAGTACGGCAAAGGCTCGACGTTTACAATCGTTCTGCCATATGACAAAGAAGCTGTCAAAGATGATGATTGGGAAGAAGATGAATTAGAAGGATAG
- the rnc gene encoding ribonuclease III → MRDLHKVLSQQFEIVFQDEKLLETAFTHTSYANEHRLLNISHNERLEFLGDAVLQLLISEYLYKKYPKKPEGDLSKLRSTIVREESLAGFSRDCQFDQFIKLGRGEEKSGGRNRDTILGDLFEAFLGALLLDKGVEAVKNFLYQVMIPKVEVGDFEQVVDYKTKLQELLQVNGDVEIVYQVISESGPAHAKEFAVAVSVDGRTVGQGQGRSKKLAEQEAAKNAFEKESHSCI, encoded by the coding sequence ATGAGAGATTTACATAAAGTTTTAAGTCAGCAATTTGAAATTGTCTTCCAAGATGAAAAATTGCTGGAGACAGCTTTTACACACACTAGCTATGCCAATGAGCACCGCCTCTTAAACATTTCACACAATGAGCGCTTGGAATTTTTAGGAGACGCTGTTCTGCAATTATTGATTTCAGAATATCTGTATAAAAAATATCCGAAAAAACCAGAAGGGGACTTGTCAAAACTTCGCTCAACCATTGTACGTGAAGAGAGTTTGGCTGGTTTTAGTCGAGATTGCCAGTTTGATCAATTTATTAAATTAGGTCGTGGCGAAGAAAAGTCAGGTGGGCGTAATCGGGATACCATTCTTGGGGATTTATTTGAAGCCTTTTTAGGAGCTTTGTTGCTAGATAAGGGAGTGGAAGCGGTCAAAAACTTCCTGTATCAAGTCATGATTCCAAAGGTAGAAGTTGGAGACTTTGAGCAGGTGGTTGATTACAAGACCAAGCTACAAGAACTGCTCCAAGTCAATGGTGATGTCGAGATTGTCTATCAAGTCATCTCTGAGTCCGGTCCAGCTCATGCCAAAGAATTTGCTGTAGCGGTATCTGTTGATGGCAGAACGGTTGGACAAGGTCAAGGACGCTCGAAAAAATTAGCAGAGCAGGAAGCTGCTAAAAATGCATTTGAAAAGGAAAGTCATTCATGTATTTAA
- the smc gene encoding chromosome segregation protein SMC, translating to MYLKEIEIQGFKSFADKTKVIFDQGVTAVVGPNGSGKSNITESLRWALGESSVKSLRGGKMPDVIFAGTETRKPLNYASVVVVLDNKDRFIQQAADEIRVERHIYRSGDSEYKIDGKKVRLRDIHDLFMDTGLGRDSFSIISQGKVEEIFNSKPEERRAIFEEAAGVLKYKTRRKETESKLSQTQDNLDRLEDIIYELDSQVKPLEKQATTAKQFLKLDEERRALYLDVLIAQIKENKTQLNDTEERLVGIQQSLSAYYSKRDQLEQENALLKEKRHDLQKQMADDQASLLELTRLISDLERQIEVSKLESSQAANSRKENEERLKGLTEKLEAVQTEWQGKDEQLTDFAVKLEQNQQAIHKLEAEIEAFSDDPDQMIEKLRAEFVQLMQEEADLSNDLTALESRLANELQLSESKQAEFAKLKENLKNLQINEQSQLEDLATARQLVQQLLADYQAQLKQVQTVKTNYQQNQTAMFDLMDDVKNKKARVGSLEAILKNHSHFYAGVKSVLQEAERLGGIIGAVSEKLSFDSHYQTALEIALGASSQHIIVEDEQAATRAIEFLKRNRTGRATFLPLTTIKARHLPDHHQASIEKSTGFLGLASSLVHYDKSLEHIFQNLLGTTAIFDTVENARAAARKVRYQVRIVTLDGTELRTGGSYAGGANRSNNTIFIKPELDALQMELSEKNATLAEQEKQVEDLHTHLSQANSLLEEIKVSGEEARLAEQKAQMAYEQTHKQVEDLSELLVLQERELSREVLPDMAEQKEKLVNRLAEIEQEKTETEAEIEQIKSDKDAVQARLDKLTARLSELRLARTELTGHQRYVQTDLTRLSNEKSELDKEISTLQFLMEQKEETASKVDIAVLEEQLTQAEQEKTALNQANIRCQFELDDLEGQTEDITSHLEQVRHQNEDLIRKQAKTEAEKDKVADVLRRLLTNLTDDYQMSVDEASKQARPLENLAVSETKVKDLEKTIRALGPVNLDAVEQFEEVSQRLHFLNTQRDDVLSAKNLLLETIEEMNDEVKERFKSTFEAIRESFKVTFRQMFGGGSADLILTEGDLLTAGVEISVQPPGKKIQSLNLMSGGEKALSALALLFSIIRVKTIPFVILDEVEAALDEANVKRFGDYLNRFDKDSQFIVVTHRKGTMSAADSIYGVTMQESGVSKIVSVKLKDLESM from the coding sequence ATGTATTTAAAAGAAATTGAAATTCAAGGTTTCAAATCTTTTGCAGATAAGACCAAGGTAATATTTGATCAGGGAGTGACAGCAGTCGTTGGACCAAATGGCTCAGGAAAGAGTAACATTACTGAAAGCCTGCGTTGGGCACTGGGAGAGTCCAGTGTTAAAAGTCTTCGTGGCGGGAAAATGCCAGATGTCATTTTTGCGGGGACTGAAACTCGCAAACCACTGAATTATGCTTCTGTTGTTGTCGTTTTGGACAATAAAGACCGTTTTATCCAGCAAGCTGCAGATGAGATTCGTGTGGAGCGTCATATTTATCGCAGTGGGGATAGCGAGTATAAAATAGACGGTAAAAAGGTACGTTTACGAGATATTCATGATTTGTTTATGGATACAGGGCTCGGACGAGATAGTTTTTCCATTATTTCCCAAGGAAAGGTGGAAGAAATTTTCAATAGCAAGCCAGAGGAGCGCCGTGCCATTTTTGAAGAAGCGGCTGGCGTACTGAAATACAAGACGCGGCGCAAGGAGACTGAAAGCAAGCTCAGCCAAACACAAGATAATCTAGATCGGCTGGAAGACATTATTTATGAGCTCGATAGTCAAGTGAAGCCTCTTGAAAAGCAAGCTACGACAGCTAAGCAGTTTTTGAAATTGGATGAGGAACGCCGTGCTCTTTATTTGGATGTATTGATTGCTCAAATAAAGGAAAATAAGACACAGCTGAATGATACTGAAGAACGGCTTGTGGGGATTCAGCAATCTTTGTCTGCTTATTACAGCAAACGTGACCAGCTAGAGCAAGAAAATGCTCTTCTGAAAGAAAAACGCCATGATTTGCAAAAACAAATGGCAGATGACCAAGCGAGTTTGCTTGAACTAACACGCCTCATCAGTGACTTAGAACGCCAAATCGAAGTTTCCAAATTAGAATCTAGTCAAGCTGCCAACAGTCGGAAGGAAAATGAGGAACGCCTGAAAGGATTGACAGAAAAATTAGAGGCGGTTCAAACAGAATGGCAGGGAAAAGACGAGCAGTTGACTGATTTTGCTGTAAAATTGGAACAAAATCAACAAGCGATTCATAAATTAGAAGCTGAAATTGAGGCATTTTCGGATGATCCTGACCAGATGATTGAAAAATTACGTGCTGAATTTGTCCAATTGATGCAGGAAGAAGCGGACTTATCCAATGATTTAACTGCTTTAGAAAGTCGCTTAGCCAACGAATTGCAATTATCTGAAAGCAAACAAGCAGAATTTGCTAAGTTAAAAGAAAATTTAAAGAATCTTCAAATCAACGAGCAAAGTCAACTGGAAGATTTAGCAACAGCTCGGCAGTTGGTTCAGCAGTTACTGGCAGATTATCAGGCACAGCTAAAGCAAGTGCAAACTGTAAAAACGAATTATCAGCAAAACCAAACGGCAATGTTTGATTTAATGGATGATGTAAAAAATAAAAAGGCGCGTGTTGGTAGTTTAGAAGCTATTCTGAAAAATCACAGTCATTTCTATGCTGGGGTGAAAAGCGTTCTTCAAGAAGCAGAGCGCCTGGGCGGTATTATCGGTGCTGTTAGTGAAAAATTGAGCTTTGATTCGCATTACCAGACAGCACTTGAAATTGCACTTGGAGCAAGTAGCCAGCATATTATCGTAGAGGACGAACAAGCTGCGACACGAGCAATTGAATTTCTGAAACGCAATCGAACAGGACGGGCAACTTTTCTGCCACTGACAACGATTAAAGCGCGGCATTTACCAGATCATCATCAAGCAAGCATTGAAAAAAGCACAGGTTTTCTTGGTTTGGCTTCGTCTTTGGTGCACTATGATAAGAGTTTAGAGCATATTTTCCAAAATTTGCTAGGTACAACAGCCATTTTTGATACGGTAGAAAATGCGCGAGCAGCTGCTCGCAAAGTTCGGTATCAAGTACGAATTGTCACGCTGGATGGAACAGAATTGCGGACAGGCGGTTCTTATGCAGGTGGCGCTAATCGAAGTAACAATACGATTTTCATCAAGCCGGAGCTAGACGCTTTACAAATGGAACTTTCTGAGAAGAATGCGACTTTAGCAGAGCAAGAAAAACAAGTGGAAGATTTGCACACGCATCTAAGCCAAGCCAACAGTCTGTTAGAAGAAATAAAAGTAAGTGGTGAGGAAGCACGATTAGCAGAGCAAAAGGCTCAAATGGCTTATGAGCAAACGCACAAACAGGTTGAAGACTTATCTGAGCTCTTAGTGCTGCAAGAAAGAGAGTTATCTCGTGAAGTTCTTCCTGATATGGCGGAGCAAAAAGAAAAGTTAGTCAATCGCCTTGCAGAAATTGAGCAAGAGAAAACCGAAACAGAAGCCGAGATTGAGCAGATTAAGTCGGATAAAGATGCTGTTCAAGCACGTTTAGACAAGCTAACAGCCCGCTTATCTGAGCTTCGTTTGGCTCGTACCGAGCTGACGGGGCATCAGCGTTACGTTCAGACGGATCTCACACGTTTGTCCAATGAAAAATCTGAATTGGACAAAGAGATTTCAACTTTGCAATTTTTAATGGAGCAAAAGGAAGAGACCGCTTCAAAAGTGGATATTGCTGTTTTAGAAGAGCAATTAACACAGGCAGAGCAGGAAAAGACAGCTTTGAACCAAGCCAATATTCGGTGTCAGTTTGAGTTGGACGATTTGGAAGGTCAAACCGAAGACATTACGAGTCATTTGGAACAAGTGCGCCACCAAAATGAAGATTTAATTCGCAAACAAGCCAAAACAGAAGCTGAAAAAGATAAGGTTGCAGACGTCCTTCGTCGTCTTCTGACGAACTTGACAGATGATTATCAAATGTCTGTTGATGAAGCTAGTAAACAGGCTCGTCCACTAGAAAATCTTGCGGTTTCTGAAACTAAGGTCAAGGACTTAGAAAAAACTATCCGAGCTTTAGGACCAGTCAATCTTGATGCGGTAGAGCAATTTGAAGAAGTCAGTCAACGCCTGCATTTCCTCAATACTCAAAGAGATGACGTACTTTCTGCGAAAAATTTGCTTTTAGAAACCATTGAAGAAATGAATGACGAAGTAAAAGAGCGCTTCAAATCAACCTTTGAAGCGATTCGTGAGAGCTTCAAAGTGACTTTTAGACAGATGTTTGGTGGCGGTTCAGCGGACTTGATTTTGACCGAGGGCGACCTGTTGACTGCGGGGGTAGAAATTTCGGTTCAACCGCCCGGCAAAAAAATCCAATCACTCAATCTGATGAGCGGAGGAGAAAAGGCGCTATCAGCCTTAGCATTACTCTTCTCCATTATTCGTGTCAAGACGATACCATTTGTCATTTTGGACGAGGTGGAAGCTGCACTTGACGAAGCTAATGTCAAACGTTTCGGAGACTATCTCAATCGCTTTGACAAGGACAGCCAGTTTATCGTGGTAACACACCGTAAAGGAACGATGTCCGCAGCAGACTCTATCTATGGGGTAACCATGCAAGAGTCCGGTGTATCAAAGATTGTCTCCGTAAAATTAAAAGATTTAGAAAGTATGTAA
- a CDS encoding MBL fold metallo-hydrolase, with translation MSEKGFKYSILASGSTGNCFYLETPKKRLLIDAGLSGKKITSLLSEIGRKPEDLDAILVTHEHKDHIHGVGVLARKYHLDIYANQETWNAMEVALGKIDVSQKHIFEMGKTKTFGDIDIESFGVSHDAVAPQFYRLMKDDKSFVLLTDTGYVSDRMAGIIENADGYLIESNHDIEILRSGAYPWSLKQRILSDQGHLSNDDGAETMIRTLGYRTKKIYLGHLSKENNTKELAHITMVNQLAQADLAVEHDFHICDTSPDTATPLTNI, from the coding sequence ATGAGCGAGAAAGGATTTAAGTATAGTATTTTAGCATCGGGTTCTACCGGTAACTGTTTTTATTTAGAAACTCCAAAGAAGAGGTTGTTGATTGATGCGGGCTTGTCTGGGAAGAAAATTACCAGCTTATTGAGTGAGATTGGCCGCAAGCCAGAGGATTTGGATGCTATTTTGGTGACGCACGAGCATAAGGATCATATCCACGGTGTGGGCGTTTTGGCACGGAAATATCATTTAGACATTTATGCCAATCAAGAAACATGGAATGCTATGGAAGTAGCGCTTGGGAAGATTGATGTCAGTCAGAAGCATATTTTTGAAATGGGAAAAACCAAGACATTTGGCGATATTGACATTGAAAGTTTTGGGGTCAGTCATGATGCGGTTGCGCCGCAATTTTACCGATTGATGAAGGATGATAAGAGTTTTGTTCTACTGACGGATACTGGCTATGTTAGCGATCGTATGGCAGGGATTATTGAAAATGCGGACGGGTATTTGATTGAGTCTAACCATGATATTGAAATCCTTCGTAGCGGAGCTTATCCTTGGAGTCTGAAGCAACGGATTTTATCTGACCAAGGACATTTGTCGAATGATGACGGGGCAGAAACCATGATTCGTACGTTGGGTTATCGCACTAAGAAAATCTATCTAGGTCATCTTAGCAAAGAAAACAATACCAAAGAATTGGCTCATATCACAATGGTCAATCAATTGGCACAGGCTGATTTGGCGGTTGAGCATGATTTTCATATTTGTGATACATCGCCAGATACGGCGACACCTTTAACAAATATTTAG
- a CDS encoding Cof-type HAD-IIB family hydrolase, with amino-acid sequence MADIKLIALDLDGTLLTSEKKISARNLATLKLAQEQGIKVVLTTGRPLKAMELFLNELGVANQEDEYTITFNGGLVQRNTGEILDKTVFAYDDVTRIFEETEKLGLPLDAICEGTVYQIQSDHESLYQTCNPALTFESVSFADLSSQQTYNKCVTAYAPDLLDRGIAQFSSDLFDKYEIFKSRDMLLEWSPKNVHKANGLEKLISHLGIEQSEVMTCGDEANDLSMIKWAGLGVAMQNAVAAVKEVANVVTPMTNDEDAVAWAIEKHVLK; translated from the coding sequence ATGGCAGATATAAAATTGATTGCCCTAGATTTAGATGGGACTTTACTAACTTCTGAGAAAAAAATTTCTGCTCGAAATTTAGCAACTCTTAAGCTGGCTCAAGAACAAGGAATCAAGGTTGTTTTAACGACTGGTCGACCTCTTAAAGCAATGGAACTTTTCTTAAACGAATTGGGTGTTGCTAATCAAGAGGATGAATACACCATTACTTTTAATGGTGGTTTGGTGCAACGCAACACAGGTGAAATTCTTGATAAAACAGTTTTTGCTTATGATGATGTGACCCGTATTTTTGAGGAAACAGAAAAGTTGGGCTTGCCGTTAGATGCGATTTGTGAAGGGACTGTTTACCAAATCCAGTCAGATCATGAGTCGCTTTATCAAACTTGTAACCCTGCTTTAACATTTGAGTCTGTTTCATTTGCAGATTTATCTAGCCAACAAACTTATAATAAATGTGTGACAGCTTATGCACCAGATCTACTTGATCGTGGTATTGCTCAATTTTCGTCTGACTTATTTGACAAATATGAAATTTTTAAGTCACGCGATATGCTGTTAGAATGGTCTCCAAAGAATGTTCATAAGGCAAATGGCTTAGAAAAATTGATTAGTCATTTAGGAATTGAACAAAGTGAAGTCATGACTTGCGGAGATGAAGCAAACGACCTATCTATGATAAAATGGGCAGGGCTTGGTGTAGCTATGCAAAATGCAGTAGCAGCAGTCAAAGAAGTTGCCAATGTGGTGACGCCGATGACGAATGATGAAGATGCTGTTGCTTGGGCTATAGAAAAACATGTACTGAAATAA
- a CDS encoding glycosyltransferase family 4 protein: MRIGLFTDTYFPQVSGVATSIRTLKTELEKLGHTVFIFTTTDKDVNRYEDWQIIRIPSVPFFAFKDRRIAYRGFSTALEIARQYQLDIIHTQTEFSLGLLGVWIAKELRIPVVHTYHTQYEDYVHYIAKGMVIRPSMVKYIVRGFMSDLDGVICPSEIVYDLLMKYKVKVEKRVIPTGIELAKFERPEITSENIADLRGKLGISNQETMLLSLSRVSYEKNIQAVLAALPAVLEENPDVKLVVAGDGPYLSDLKAQAKRLGITYAVVFTGMIAPSETALYYKAADFFISASTSETQGLTYLESLASGTPIIAHGNPYLDNVINDKMFGTLYYEERDLAGAILEAVIATPDLDEKSLATKLYEISAENFGRRVYEFYLDLTISKDFNNDLYPEESVSKRLAKSVIYLPKKAIALPVNGSARMFKASKRQIKNIQKYLK, encoded by the coding sequence ATGCGAATTGGTCTTTTTACGGATACGTATTTTCCTCAAGTTTCTGGAGTGGCAACGAGTATTCGTACTTTGAAAACAGAATTAGAAAAGCTTGGACATACTGTTTTTATTTTTACAACGACAGATAAGGATGTCAATCGTTATGAGGATTGGCAGATTATTCGAATTCCCAGCGTGCCGTTTTTTGCCTTTAAAGATCGGCGAATTGCTTATCGCGGTTTTTCAACGGCTTTAGAGATTGCTCGCCAATATCAATTGGATATTATTCATACCCAGACTGAATTTTCTTTGGGTTTATTAGGTGTTTGGATTGCAAAGGAGCTGCGAATTCCAGTTGTTCATACTTATCATACACAGTATGAGGATTATGTACATTATATTGCTAAAGGCATGGTCATTCGTCCTAGTATGGTCAAATACATTGTTCGCGGTTTTATGAGTGATTTAGACGGTGTGATTTGTCCGAGCGAGATTGTTTATGACTTGCTCATGAAATACAAAGTAAAAGTAGAAAAACGTGTTATTCCGACTGGAATTGAGTTGGCCAAATTTGAACGTCCAGAAATTACTAGTGAGAACATTGCTGATTTACGGGGAAAATTAGGCATTTCAAATCAAGAAACTATGTTGCTTAGTTTATCACGTGTTTCGTATGAAAAAAATATTCAGGCAGTTTTGGCTGCTCTGCCGGCTGTTTTAGAAGAAAATCCAGATGTGAAATTAGTAGTGGCAGGAGATGGACCGTATTTATCTGACTTAAAAGCACAAGCCAAACGCTTGGGTATTACATATGCAGTCGTTTTTACGGGAATGATTGCGCCAAGTGAGACCGCATTGTATTATAAAGCAGCGGACTTCTTTATTTCCGCTTCAACGAGTGAGACGCAGGGCTTGACGTATTTAGAAAGCCTAGCTAGTGGCACTCCAATTATTGCGCATGGAAATCCTTATCTAGACAATGTTATCAATGATAAAATGTTTGGAACGCTTTATTATGAAGAACGTGATTTGGCGGGAGCCATTTTGGAAGCTGTTATTGCAACACCAGACTTGGATGAAAAGAGTCTTGCTACAAAATTATACGAAATCTCTGCTGAAAACTTCGGCCGTCGTGTCTATGAATTTTATTTGGATTTAACCATTTCAAAAGATTTCAACAATGATTTATATCCGGAGGAATCTGTTAGTAAGCGATTAGCGAAATCTGTCATTTATCTTCCCAAAAAAGCGATTGCCCTTCCTGTAAATGGATCAGCGCGAATGTTTAAAGCATCTAAACGACAAATCAAAAATATACAGAAATACCTGAAATAA
- a CDS encoding Cof-type HAD-IIB family hydrolase produces MNIKLVATDMDGTFLDDKGQFDMVRLKQLLLRFKEKGIYFAVASGRGLLSLEKLFEDVRDEIIFIAENGSLVEFHGEDLYEATMSKDFYLSAFEKLKTSPFINTSELLLTGKKGCYVLETVDPAYLAFSAHYNENIQKVARLEDITDEIFKFTTNFSEETVAAGEAWVNEHVPGVKAMTTGYKSIDIVLDYVDKGVAIVELAKKLNLEMDQVMTFGDNLNDLHMMQVAGYPIAPENARPEILEVAKEVIGHHAAHSVMTYMEGL; encoded by the coding sequence ATGAATATAAAATTAGTTGCGACAGATATGGACGGCACCTTTTTAGATGACAAAGGGCAGTTTGATATGGTTCGACTGAAGCAGTTGTTGCTCCGTTTTAAAGAAAAGGGCATCTATTTTGCAGTCGCCAGTGGACGCGGTTTGCTGTCATTAGAAAAGCTATTTGAGGATGTGCGAGATGAGATAATTTTTATTGCTGAAAATGGCAGTCTGGTAGAATTTCACGGAGAAGATCTCTATGAAGCAACTATGTCCAAAGATTTTTATCTGTCAGCTTTTGAGAAATTGAAGACATCTCCTTTCATCAATACCAGTGAATTGCTTCTAACAGGTAAAAAAGGCTGTTATGTCTTGGAAACGGTTGATCCAGCTTATTTAGCTTTTAGTGCGCACTATAATGAAAACATCCAAAAAGTAGCTCGCTTGGAGGATATTACAGATGAAATTTTCAAATTTACAACCAATTTTTCTGAAGAAACAGTAGCTGCTGGTGAGGCCTGGGTCAATGAACACGTTCCTGGTGTCAAAGCCATGACGACAGGTTATAAGTCAATTGATATTGTCCTAGACTATGTGGACAAGGGCGTTGCCATTGTCGAATTGGCAAAAAAATTAAATCTTGAGATGGATCAGGTCATGACATTTGGTGACAATTTGAATGATCTACACATGATGCAAGTAGCAGGTTATCCCATTGCCCCTGAAAATGCTCGTCCAGAGATTTTGGAAGTAGCCAAAGAGGTCATTGGGCATCATGCGGCGCATTCAGTTATGACGTATATGGAGGGCTTATAA
- the yycF gene encoding response regulator YycF: protein MKKILVVDDEKPISDIIKFNMVKEGYEVVTAFNGREALEMFEAERPDILILDLMLPELDGLEVARTIRKTSNVPIIVLSAKDSEFDKVIGLEIGADDYMPKPFSNRELQARVKAILRRTDLTIENQEAEAAPTEIVIGDLQILTDAFVVKKHGEELDLTHREFELLHHLATHIGQVMTREHLLETVWGYDYFGDVRTVDVTIRRLREKIEDIPSRPEYILTRRGVGYYMRNND, encoded by the coding sequence ATGAAAAAAATATTAGTTGTAGATGATGAGAAACCAATCTCAGATATTATAAAATTTAACATGGTAAAAGAAGGTTATGAAGTAGTGACAGCCTTCAATGGTCGTGAAGCATTAGAGATGTTTGAAGCAGAACGTCCAGATATTTTGATTTTGGACTTGATGTTGCCTGAACTGGACGGCTTAGAGGTGGCGCGAACGATTCGGAAAACGAGCAATGTTCCCATCATCGTTCTTTCTGCCAAAGACAGTGAATTTGATAAAGTCATTGGTCTCGAAATCGGAGCAGATGATTATATGCCAAAGCCGTTTTCTAATCGTGAGTTACAGGCGCGTGTCAAAGCTATTTTGCGTCGCACAGATTTGACAATTGAAAATCAAGAAGCAGAAGCTGCTCCGACAGAAATTGTGATTGGAGATTTGCAGATTTTGACCGATGCTTTTGTCGTGAAAAAGCATGGTGAAGAATTGGATTTAACACACCGTGAGTTTGAATTGCTGCACCATTTGGCAACGCATATCGGACAAGTGATGACGCGTGAACATCTGCTAGAAACGGTGTGGGGTTATGATTATTTTGGAGATGTGCGGACTGTTGATGTGACAATTCGTCGTTTGAGAGAAAAGATAGAGGATATTCCTAGCCGACCAGAGTACATTTTAACGCGGCGCGGCGTTGGATATTACATGAGAAACAATGATTGA